The stretch of DNA CTCAATGATGTAGTCATGGCCCTGCCTCATGCTAGAACCTTCGTGGGCATGGAAATACATGTGTGTGGGATAGGACTGttccttctcacttcatctgacctgacctcgggcCGAATTCCTTGATCCTCCCTAATCCACGGCTGTCCTAATTTATCAGTGACTGAAACCCTTTGCCTCCCTCCTTAGGAGCCATGTGATTGAACAATATCATGTTTTGACAGAATGCAAACTTTCTGCACTCCCCCCTCCTCACGCAGTAACTTTCTATACACCTAGTTCTTATCCCCCCTCCATGGACCCCAACATATACATGTAAAGTAATCAATAAGTTCTAGTATGGaaacatgaaaaaatatatatttcaagctagaatcccACACTGGAAAAGGGGTACATACAAATCCTCTAAATAACGATTTGCTTTTTTATTGCACCCTGCAGGCAGTTCCCAGGTGCAGCACCTGATGACTGTACTGATCAGTGAACACTCTCGTCTGTaccaggggcaggcagagactCCCAGGCAGGACCAATCTGCCCCTCCTTCAACTCCCTGTCCCCGGATCCCCTCGATTCAGCGCTGCAGTGTGGAATGGAACTCACAGGAGGACATCCCGCCCCCCAACCCCGCCAAGGACTATCCATCCCTGGGACAGACCCCTACCACCCCAAGTCAGGAACCACTTCAACCCCTCCCGACCTCCACAGTGTCCTCTCTTGACACTGACCACCCTGGATCAACCCCCAAGGAAAGAACAGAGGGGGATTCTGAGGGAATGAATGGCGGAAGAACAGAAGAAAAGACGGAGAGGAAGAGTGAAGGAAAGAGCCAAATAAAGGTCTCGGGTGGTAGTGGCGCAGACCTCGGTCCCAGTAAGCAGTCCAAAAGCCAGTCTTCATGGAGGTCCTCTTTGAAGGGCAGGTCCGGGTCAGGGGGGGTAAGGGGGAAGTTGGGGGGGTCAGCAGTTGATGTGTCGACAGTCACCGGAGGCCACTGGCTGATGAATGGCCTGACGTCCTTCCGGAGTCACCGGCGGACCGCTTCGACCGGCGAACGACTCAAAGAGTCCTCGCTTTGCCTGAAAGAGACACATATAGACTCTCCGCTAGACTCATATACTGAGTCCTCTTTGTTGCTAAAAGACTCTTCACACTCCCAAAGAAGCACCCTGAAAGACTCAGCTCCTTTACATATAGACTCCTCCTGTTCTACTATAGTCTCCTCCTATCCCAAAATAAAGCCCTCCCTATCTGTCAGAAACTCCCCCCATTCCAACAGGCTCTCGACCTATGACAACGTTATTGTCACTCCCTGCAGTCTGAGCTTGCCAATTGGCAGCCCCTCCCCCTGGACCTCTTGTGAGATCCCGTTGGCTGAATCTACAGGAATTGAGCACGACACACTGATTTCTGGTTTAGGGTCAGGGCAGGCTGTGGCGGGGTCCTCGATGGCTGGGGGCAGTAGCTCTCCTCTAGAACTGTGTGTGAGCAGCGCTGAGGGTGACTCTGGGGATGATatcacaggtcagaggtcaggggtcaatgAGGGTCTGTTCAGCCTGGAGACAGAGTTGAAGGAGGAGCTAAGGAGACAGAGGATCAGCTATGAGACACGCATACACAAGTAAGAACTAGCTTGTGTTCTTGTTGATATGGCAATGTtatgttgtggtgtttgtgtatatgtgagtgtgtgcacgTACATGCATGCGTGCACATCCACGCGTGTGTGTCTGCTGtactctctagcctctctctctttctgttctcagATTAGAGGATTCGTGTTCAGGTCTTCGTCTCCAGTCTGGTCGTTTAGAAGAGGATCTAGGCCAGGAGAAGAAGAAGTTATTCATGATGGAGATCCGACTGGGGAACTCGGAACGCGCAAGGCAAGATGCTGAGAGCCGGAATGTTCTCCTGCAGAAAGAGATGGAAGAGTTATTTGCTACACTGGGGAACCTGACCACTGGCACAGATACCAGCTAGACCTGAGCAGACAGCGTTAGCCCACCGAGCAAAAGCCTACCCGCTGGGCACAAACTGGATGACTCACTGTTGTTTCAACATAATACGTCAACGTATAGCAACATGGAATTTATGTGGGAAATACATTAGATTTGGGAAAAAGTAACGAACGTAAAATGTGGTTTGGGTGAAATTTCAaacacaggattatgtcatcatggtaaccagatgtcaacatagacaaaccttgtataaaatatgttgaacttGTACCTTTAAGAaaacatcagatcttcaacctTATATCCACAATCAAAAAAATaactataggctgggcagcacctcctactggataaTTTATCTATGACTACCCTTTGGTCtaccatccagggttttaaccaggCCCTGCGTAACTATGATAGTTGTCACTGACTATCACCAATGTGCTATTgcgagaatgattgttgagagatctccacttattccacaaactggaattaaagccagactaaatcagtggcacagatggaactatccaagcagaagacacatctccttcaaatgttgatatttggttgtgttgacaaacaaacacaattcaatgtCACTTTTGAAATACTATAAATAGCCAATAAACTTGTCGacaaatgatatgttggattcacttctccaactcaaccaaaaatacaagttaaagaatgggattaagccagtggctcagatgcaACTATCCAAGAAGTAGATACATCTCCTAACACAATTCAATatgggcccgattcagacttaggaaaggCGTACACACTTTTCAGTAGTTCCTATTCAGACTTAACTTATGCAGGTGCATAACGGGCTTTGCAGGTGTGGTTCCCTTGCACGCTcagaataaatgtaattcaactgctgaaaaccctcccacttgctagctaacagattttcttgtggagttttcattgaatagggttttcagtacctTACCCCTTTAAATTAGGTGTaccttttcattttcattttctcaACAGACTCACTATTCAAagcccttgg from Salvelinus sp. IW2-2015 linkage group LG25, ASM291031v2, whole genome shotgun sequence encodes:
- the arhgap22a gene encoding rho GTPase-activating protein 22 isoform X1; translation: MTTMLSPKNRQTRRARSKSMVLGRCSSPLGQEMTLKAGWLKRQRSIMRNWQLRWFVLHTEALYFYKDQDETKPQGCIILQGSQVSELSANQDEAGRHLFEIGPGGSGEKDRSGLSESFLLMANSQRDMEEWVRAIRRAIWAPLGGGIFGQHLEETMQCESGCGSSSKPLVPLLVQQCVCFIHQHGLTEEGLFRMPGQTNHVRELQDAFNCGEKPLFGSNTDVHTVASLLKLYLRELPEPVVPFNKYTEFLSTAQLLAKDQEEGILELGRQLKSLPQVNYNLLSYICRFLDEVQSHSSQNKMSVQNLATVFGPNIFRPKMEDPQIMMEGSSQVQHLMTVLISEHSRLYQGQAETPRQDQSAPPSTPCPRIPSIQRCSVEWNSQEDIPPPNPAKDYPSLGQTPTTPSQEPLQPLPTSTVSSLDTDHPGSTPKERTEGDSEGMNGGRTEEKTERKSEGKSQIKVSGGSGADLGPSKQSKSQSSWRSSLKGRSGSGGVRGKLGGSAVDVSTVTGGHWLMNGLTSFRSHRRTASTGERLKESSLCLKETHIDSPLDSYTESSLLLKDSSHSQRSTLKDSAPLHIDSSCSTIVSSYPKIKPSLSVRNSPHSNRLSTYDNVIVTPCSLSLPIGSPSPWTSCEIPLAESTGIEHDTLISGLGSGQAVAGSSMAGGSSSPLELCVSSAEGDSGDDITGQRSGVNEGLFSLETELKEELRRQRISYETRIHKLEDSCSGLRLQSGRLEEDLGQEKKKLFMMEIRLGNSERARQDAESRNVLLQKEMEELFATLGNLTTGTDTS
- the arhgap22a gene encoding rho GTPase-activating protein 22 isoform X2, encoding MDRQRRGSARSKSMVLGRCSSPLGQEMTLKAGWLKRQRSIMRNWQLRWFVLHTEALYFYKDQDETKPQGCIILQGSQVSELSANQDEAGRHLFEIGPGGSGEKDRSGLSESFLLMANSQRDMEEWVRAIRRAIWAPLGGGIFGQHLEETMQCESGCGSSSKPLVPLLVQQCVCFIHQHGLTEEGLFRMPGQTNHVRELQDAFNCGEKPLFGSNTDVHTVASLLKLYLRELPEPVVPFNKYTEFLSTAQLLAKDQEEGILELGRQLKSLPQVNYNLLSYICRFLDEVQSHSSQNKMSVQNLATVFGPNIFRPKMEDPQIMMEGSSQVQHLMTVLISEHSRLYQGQAETPRQDQSAPPSTPCPRIPSIQRCSVEWNSQEDIPPPNPAKDYPSLGQTPTTPSQEPLQPLPTSTVSSLDTDHPGSTPKERTEGDSEGMNGGRTEEKTERKSEGKSQIKVSGGSGADLGPSKQSKSQSSWRSSLKGRSGSGGVRGKLGGSAVDVSTVTGGHWLMNGLTSFRSHRRTASTGERLKESSLCLKETHIDSPLDSYTESSLLLKDSSHSQRSTLKDSAPLHIDSSCSTIVSSYPKIKPSLSVRNSPHSNRLSTYDNVIVTPCSLSLPIGSPSPWTSCEIPLAESTGIEHDTLISGLGSGQAVAGSSMAGGSSSPLELCVSSAEGDSGDDITGQRSGVNEGLFSLETELKEELRRQRISYETRIHKLEDSCSGLRLQSGRLEEDLGQEKKKLFMMEIRLGNSERARQDAESRNVLLQKEMEELFATLGNLTTGTDTS